One region of Nitrospira sp. genomic DNA includes:
- a CDS encoding FKBP-type peptidyl-prolyl cis-trans isomerase: MSGSESSASEGKEITTSSGLQYIDQVMGTGDTAKAGQTVSVHYTGWLTNGKKFDSSVDRGQPFSFRLGVGQVIKGWDEGVQGMKIGGKRKLTIPSNLGYGARGAGGLIPPHATLVFDVELLGVQ, from the coding sequence ATGAGCGGGAGCGAATCATCGGCATCGGAAGGGAAAGAAATTACGACGTCATCCGGCTTGCAGTACATCGATCAAGTTATGGGAACCGGTGACACTGCGAAGGCGGGACAGACGGTCTCCGTTCATTACACCGGCTGGCTCACGAATGGAAAGAAGTTCGATAGTTCCGTGGACCGTGGACAGCCCTTCTCGTTCCGGCTCGGTGTGGGCCAGGTGATCAAGGGTTGGGATGAGGGTGTGCAAGGGATGAAAATCGGCGGGAAGCGCAAGCTGACGATCCCCTCGAACCTCGGCTACGGGGCGCGTGGAGCCGGTGGGCTCATTCCTCCTCATGCCACGCTCGTGTTCGATGTTGAATTACTTGGAGTGCAGTAA